Proteins from a genomic interval of Maniola jurtina chromosome 8, ilManJurt1.1, whole genome shotgun sequence:
- the LOC123867509 gene encoding myophilin-like produces MADYRAGKAGINAEAQARINSKYNNEIAQETLEWIQKITGSPANTSGDAENLYEVLKDGTLLCNLVNKFQEGSVKKINQSTMAFKCMENINAFLEAVKKLGVPPQETFQTIDLWEKQNLYSVVVCLQSLGRKAGNFGLPSIGPKESDRNVREFSEEQMKAGQNVISLQYGTNKGQQSGISFGNRRQM; encoded by the coding sequence ATGGCCGACTATAGAGCTGGAAAAGCCGGCATTAACGCCGAAGCACAGGCAAGGATCAACAgcaaatacaacaatgaaatcGCCCAAGAAACTCTCGAATGGATCCAAAAGATCACCGGATCACCAGCAAATACGTCCGGTGACGCTGAAAATCTCTATGAAGTCCTCAAGGATGGCACTCTCCTCTGCAACTTAGTCAACAAGTTCCAAGAGGGTTCCGTAAAGAAGATCAACCAATCGACGATGGCTTTCAAATGCATGGAGAATATAAACGCGTTCCTAGAAGCAGTCAAGAAACTAGGTGTGCCACCGCAAGAGACCTTCCAAACTATAGACTTGTGGGAGAAACAAAATCTTTACTCTGTGGTTGTATGCTTGCAATCCTTGGGCAGAAAAGCGGGAAACTTTGGCCTACCATCTATAGGTCCCAAAGAATCTGACAGAAATGTTAGAGAATTCAGCGAGGAACAGATGAAAGCCGGCCAGAACGTCATATCGTTGCAGTACGGTACGAACAAGGGACAACAGAGCGGCATCTCCTTCGGTAACAGACGCCAAATGTGA